A genomic window from Aethina tumida isolate Nest 87 chromosome 4, icAetTumi1.1, whole genome shotgun sequence includes:
- the LOC109601877 gene encoding uncharacterized protein LOC109601877 isoform X2: protein MCEECDDKSDATLTKLENRYLIKNAYLQNLSELIVLIICKKLYMKKTIGIIEAVCSATEAKLDKGVNEITRKLKDSINTMKSYSYKQMHDLEQKPKIPNNSLDYWKVLVYEVDVLKQGLSVRDEQLWLLMDIIKKMLGEMGDMRVKMKYLKESMDTIVTHN, encoded by the exons atGTGCGAGGAGTGTGACGATAAATCAGACGCCACTTTGACCAAGTTGGAAAACAGATATCTAATTAAGAATGCGTATCTACAAAATTTGTCTGAGCTTATCGtcttaataatatgtaaaaaattatacatgaaAAAAACAATCGGGATAATTGAGGCGGTGTGTTCTGCAACTGAAGCAAAACTT GATAAAGGGGTTAACGAAATAACGAGGAAACTGAAAGACTCCATCAACACGATGAAATCCTACTCGTACAAGCAAATGCACGACCTGGAGCAGAAGCCTAAGATCCCGAACAACAGTCTGGATTATTGGAAGGTTCTGGTGTACGAGGTGGACGTCTTGAAACAAGGCTTGTCGGTGCGGGACGAGCAGTTATGGCTGTTGATGgacatcattaaaaaaatgttgggGGAAATGGGCGACATGAGagtcaaaatgaaatatttgaaggaGAGCATGGACACTATTGTGACTCACAATTAA
- the LOC109601876 gene encoding putative leucine-rich repeat-containing protein DDB_G0290503, with translation MCTKGPECKHKGFRPEGCQVMEKGEPCAETDTLDIAKQFKRCYEEKMRIIEADQRPEAVQEKMKLQREWIDDLQEQNELLISAVQELEYEASERVQNLEEKLKQSAKCICEVMKKYREHDVTNDLLSEPLQRIFQLENDQKSLIELLNRGIQTNNWNLKGLRFFTIEKKDIFDSRAIDKFAELKAEAETDRTEETKCKQIQDKLTKKEIELEESDKNVKNLELKIQLEPNKDKSLKEELECLRIDYENVKRRLNFPQQMEEMRRALTEEVAAKHDMIILLKRDIQQLEERCLQADKQTAFKDDIIKELRKEIKQLKQQSPEAGDTRIQKQNLFFAPKNPSEIQSYAMGDQEMPLITINHNRRTVESGKSTVIYIHKESSRSSRRTTECVEVKGTECRCSTLQKGPVKCPLTSKELDKSIDKLHSCKSEGDLSEFSSFRHLLKPVREKSKYTAGGLSRHYTFADFSTHDDVLEQDERVVVPSRTPVKTYVNNFENKRQIIIMEEEAAPVRRNVCRCKLIGAHDETCKCYETDEIVRMRKKIKELNDHTHDGLEVFSKVTTKVYSMTKCVKLLLNFADKIIADYDKGVNEITRKLKDSINTMKSYSYKQMHDLEQKPKIPNNSLDYWKVLVYEVDVLKQGLSVRDEQLWLLMDIIKKMLGEMGDMRVKMKYLKESMDTIAAKLKLEKERNERNYEQVQSELETLEKKFQDFCKVRDILKGRNRKLDEERDECKKKLCEILCDNRRKACEINVLRREVDQLAKIKDCLKCRIRQILCNQEDKVSCKVTGLENELKLARQNEAKLLQIHESYIEKVAQLEYELNLKQVISSPGQVPISAEPYLCKIKELEIELAKSQLYSNTQRDILEDRYQCIVKSLEEQLYNCQQAKGSPKEVNNDEVNELNATVIEIRNNLKRALEIQEEKDKAYQKDIDHLNSIIGDLKEKLTSCHTNYNKRRKRKRRVSFCDPECSPSNADDSPAEQLATDIKEMEEKLNAEKEARRKESVDYKDKICQLEAALEDAKQRAKNLETAVDLYLNTINVLEATEEKHKIEIDQQKITISNLQEALIATKHDLDELKHKSEETVSVGWAARWFGGSEPKPPNKSVHDIHEQKGIFNILYAFLLDAEEKRDTITKEHAAITHSYKSLQELNLELELEHCETLQNIEELEGQLYKYQSLLKIREGENSENSKLLNNLCKQRDHYEKVIEYFRIEMANTSEQLLNLQKLLDKEETADLNNKQLNETLNEVNETNKQLSCKLLALEQQMKLENQMNQINESRIQDLQKLITKQETCKKHYQEIVSEIKCNLKEMIQQNTDLKNTIKDLNKNIAELSVTAKKTEMANEEHKKATRKCGEKVMRWSKNLTELKTIICNKNCKIKQLEQQFQLLYRNHQNALADLEKANVEVREKERGLRSAHENLEKFYENHQDAIYEIQKSHDDLYVKQQELEFLQGNFNELLQKYEILMIESRTEPKCFEEKGVSNDECQNLSCEESMNELRLALEAKDSQISNLQECLKGLYKELDYTISNKQIPSNTCYQQDLDKLRRALQQKDLEVARMQEQLEQLQNEIKKSSDKATMREVDDNFENNSSADCIEQLPYDTPTPCCDEGSKKVTQMLEMKDAPTACCDEHLKKMKQMLEIKDEEINNLRQLLGTVNSKLSIITSRTTESRGCQVTQQFDEPRKEGCKELKACLEQERANHANTKCELERLKHSVCNCRKEKELKEIIKNKESEICVLTSSLDTLNNKLIDMVNELDKAKCEMVNKQKTIDTLEKESESWLKKQDEMEEQQQIIKELQCKLDEVRAKEDLISSMQKIMGELKQKADVVKFKDEEILELQETIKRLTTEIKNYADCNKKMALEIKNSKVQMDSLLKKEHEMMRCQRVIKEIRTAIDEINKSVGLTQTENASCNECNTSEIPCPCEVEFYKNVVETLGTHVVELKSRLNEAQVKYKAVEAIAKQKDLKIEELKETCIKKDKEMNDLKNKLTEKLQKCQLQEEKYKEQSCKLECELLQLKKELEAKTTKLNELKKNVKDMTSSKCIQLSCAQDEILLLKNEVSRLMKRHNQLNAENEKLICHTTRLTATIADIQEKNDILKKQLEQYIQELANVQQEKDDLLQRNKNLASELRAIQNSFGQLKRQQRYASDSVKNLEAEIDVLKTNRDEICYESKNVIGYVKSWLEEQKRINEFVDRKERNYCEIIERLQENECGAMVRRPERIVRPPAPQSPWSLGSQGTCSGYEDDARSPTQESEWFAANYQNTSEDSEEDWAAKVETLAAQVRQTNTIWQNKMKRCPPGDRDVSKDDKK, from the exons ATGTGCACGAAGGGGCCGGAATGCAAACACAAGGGCTTCAGGCCCGAAGGATGCCAGGTGATGGAGAAGGGCGAGCCGTGCGCCGAGACCGACACGCTGGACATCGCCAAACAGTTCAAGAGATGCTACGAGGAGAAGATGAGGATCATCGAGGCGGACCAGAGACCCGAAGCGGTTCAG GAAAAGATGAAACTTCAGAGAGAATGGATAGACGACTTGCAGGAGCAAAACGAGTTGCTCATATCCGCCGTCCAAGAATTGGAGTATGAAGCGTCCGAAAGAGTGCAGAATCTTGAAGAAAAATTGAAGCAGAGTGCAAAATGCATTTGCGAG GTGATGAAAAAATATCGGGAACACGACGTGACCAACGACTTATTATCGGAACCTTTGCAGCGGATTTTTCAGCTCGAGAACGATCAAAAGAGTCTGATCGAACTGTTGAACAGAGGCATCCAAACGAACAATTGGAATTTGAAAGGTCTGAGGTTTTTCACCATCgaaaagaaagatattttCGATAGCAGGGCCATTGATAAGTTTGCAGAGCTAAA GGCTGAGGCAGAAACTGACAGGACCGAAGAAACTAAATGTAAACAG ATTCAAGATAAACTGACCAAGAAAGAGATTGAACTAGAAGAATCCGACAA AAATGTGAAGAATCTAGAACTAAAGATTCAGTTGGAACCAAACAAAGACAAGTCTTTAAAGGAGGAGTTGGAGTGTTTACGTATTGATTACGAGAACGTAAAACGG CGTTTAAATTTTCCACAG CAAATGGAGGAGATGAGAAGGGCTTTAACTGAAGAGGTGGCAGCTAAACACGACATGATCATCCTGCTGAAACGAGACATCCAACAGTTGGAGGAGAGATGTCTTCAGGCCGACAAACAGACTGCTTTCAAGGATGACATCATCAAGGAACTGAGGAAGGAAATAAAGCAGCTTAAGCAACAG AGTCCCGAAGCTGGCGATACCCGAATCCAAAAACAAAACCTATTCTTTGCTCCCAAAAACCCTTCCGAAATACAATCCTATGCGATGGGCGACCAAGAAATGCCCTTGATCACGATAAATCACAACAGAAGAACGGTGGAGTCCGGCAAGTCCACGGTGATTTACATCCACAAAGAGTCGAGCCGCTCCTCCAGGAGAACCACGGAATGTGTGGAAGTCAAAGGGACCGAATGCCGTTGCAGCACCCTGCAAAAAGGGCCGGTTAAGTGTCCCTTAACGAGCAAGGAGCTGGACAAATCCATCGACAAGTTGCACTCGTGCAAATCGGAGGGCGACCTCAGCGAGTTCTCCAGCTTCAGACACCTGCTGAAACCCGTCAGGGAGAAATCCAAGTACACGGCTGGCGGTTTGAGCAGGCACTACACGTTTGCCGACTTTTCGACTCACGACGATGTTTTGGAGCAAGATGAACGTGTGGTCGTACCCAGTCGTACGCCGGTCAAGACGTACGTGAACAATTTCGAGAACAAA CggcaaattattataatggagGAAGAAGCTGCGCCGGTCAGGCGAAACGTTTGCAGATGCAAGCTGATCGGTGCTCACGACGAGACGTGCAAATGCTACGAGACCGACGAAATAGTCCGGATGAGGAAGAAGATTAAAGAGCTGAACGATCACACGCATGACGGGTTGGAGGTTTTCTCGAAGGTTACGACCAAAGTGTATTCCATGACCAAATGCGTGAAGCTTCTTCTAAACTTTGCCGATAAAATTATTGCAGACTAC GATAAAGGGGTTAACGAAATAACGAGGAAACTGAAAGACTCCATCAACACGATGAAATCCTACTCGTACAAGCAAATGCACGACCTGGAGCAGAAGCCTAAGATCCCGAACAACAGTCTGGATTATTGGAAGGTTCTGGTGTACGAGGTGGACGTCTTGAAACAAGGCTTGTCGGTGCGGGACGAGCAGTTATGGCTGTTGATGgacatcattaaaaaaatgttgggGGAAATGGGCGACATGAGagtcaaaatgaaatatttgaaggaGAGCATGGACACTATT GCAgcaaaactaaaattagaaaaagagAGAAATGAAAGAAATTACGAGCAAGTCCAATCGGAATTGGAGACACTCGAGAAAAAGTTTCAGGACTTCTGCAAAGTCAGAGACATTCTCAAAGGACGCAACAGGAAGCTGGATGAGGAAAGA GATGAATGCAAGAAAAAACTGTGCGAAATACTTTGCGACAACAGACGAAAGGCCTGCGAGATAAACGTGCTAAGACGCGAG GTTGATCAGCTTGCCAAAATAAAGGACTGTCTGAAGTGCAGAATAAGGCAGATACTTTGC AACCAGGAAGACAAAGTTTCATGTAAAGTTACCGGACTCGAGAACGAGTTGAAGCTGGCCAGGCAGAACGAGGCCAAATTGTTACAA ATACATGAGAGCTACATTGAAAAAGTGGCGCAGCTGGAATATGAGCTGAATCTAAAACAAGTGATTTCTTCACCTGGTCAAGTGCCT ATTTCCGCCGAACCTTACTTGTGCAAAATCAAAGAGTTGGAAATAGAGTTGGCCAAATCACAGCTCTATTCGAATACTCAAAGGGAT ATTCTGGAAGATAGGTATCAATGCATTGTTAAATCATTGGAAGAACAGTTATATAATTGTCAGCAAGCAAAGGGTAGTCCAAAAGAA GTAAACAATGACGAAGTCAACGAGTTGAATGCCACGgttattgaaataagaaacaacCTGAAGAGAGCCTTGGAGATTCAAGAGGAAAAAGATAAA GCGTACCAAAAGGACATAGATCACCTAAACAGCATAATCGGAGACTTGAAGGAGAAACTTACCTCTTGCCACACCAACTACAAC aaaagaagaaaaagaaagcGTAGAGTATCATTTTGCGATCCCGAATGC TCACCCTCAAACGCAGACGACTCCCCAGCAGAGCAACTTGCGACA GATATTAAAGAGATGGAGGAGAAGTTAAATGCGGAAAAGGAGGCCAGACGAAAAGAATCTGTCGACTACAAAGACAAAATCTGTCAACTGGAAGCTGCTTTGGAAGATGCCAAACAACGAGCCAAAAATTTGGAAACAGCC GTGGACCTGTACTTAAACACCATAAACGTTCTTGAGGCCACCGaagaaaaacacaaaattgag attgaccaacaaaaaattacaatttccaACCTCCAAGAGGCATTAATTGCGACCAAACACGACCTGGATGAGCTAAAACATAAATCCGAAGAAACTGTAAGTGTAGGATGGGCAGCTCGTTGGTTTGGAGGTTCCGAACCAAAACCACCAAATAAATCTGTGCATGAT ATCCACGAACAGAAAGGtatcttcaatattttatacgcATTTTTATTAGATGCCGAAGAGAAAAGAGATACAATTACGAAGGAG cacGCAGCAATTACACACAGTTATAAAAGTCTGCAAGAGCTAAATCTGGAATTAGAGTTAGAGCATTGCGAAACGTTACAGAACATAGAGGAGCTTGAAGGTCAACTATATAAGTATCAATCATTATTAAAGATTAGAGAG GGAGAAAATTCAGAGAACAGCAAACTGCTGAACAACTTGTGCAAACAAAGAGATCACTATGAAAAAGTCATTGAGTATTTCAGGATTGAAATGGCGAACACCTCTGagcaattattaaatctacAGAAGCTTCTA GACAAAGAAGAAACTGCAGATCTAAACAATAAGCAGCTGAACGAAACGTTAAACGAAGTAAACGAaaccaataaacaattaagttGTAAATTGTTAGCTCTAGAGCAACAAATGAAACTGGAAAATCAAATGAATCAAATCAATGAGTCCAGAATCCAAGACCTCCAGAAACTCATAACCAAACAAGAGACGTGCAAAAAACACTACCAAGAAATTGTTTCGGAAATCAAGTGTAACTTAAAAGAGATGATCCAACAAAACACCGACTTAAAAAACACCATCAAAGATCTAAACAAGAACATCGCCGAACTGTCAGTGACGGCCAAAAAGACCGAAATGGCAAACGAAGAACACAAAAAGGCCACAAGGAAGTGCGGCGAAAAGGTGATGCGTTGGTCCAAGAATCTGACCGAACTGAAAACGATAATTTGCAACAAGAActgcaaaattaaacaactggAACAACAATTCCAGCTTCTGTACCGCAACCATCAGAACGCGTTGGCCGATTTGGAGAAGGCGAACGTGGAAGTGCGGGAGAAAGAAAGAGGTCTGCGTAGTGCCCACGAAAATCTCGAGAAGTTCTACGAGAACCATCAAGACGCCATATACGAGATACAGAAGTCGCACGATGATTTATACGTGAAACAACAAGAACTCGAATTTTTGCAAGGCAATTTTAACGAGCTGCTACAAAAgtacgaaattttaatgattgagTCCAGAACGGAGCCGAAATGCTTCGAGGAAAAGGGCGTCAGCAATGACGAGTGTCAGAATTTGTCTTGCGAGGAGAGCATGAACGAGCTGAGGCTGGCGCTGGAGGCCAAGGATAGCCAGATAAGCAACCTCCAGGAATGTTTGAAAGGGTTGTACAAGGAATTGGATTATACTATATCCAACAAGCAAATACCGTCAAATACTTGTTATCAGCAAGACCTGGACAAGTTGAGACGCGCCCTTCAGCAAAAGGATTTGGAGGTGGCGAGGATGCAGGAACAGCTAGAGCAGCTCCAGAATGAAATCAAGAAGTCCTCGGATAAAGCAACGATGCGAGAGGTGgatgacaattttgaaaataacagtTCCGCGGATTGCATAGAA CAACTCCCCTACGACACACCTACCCCATGCTGTGACGAAGGTTCAAAGAAGGTAACACAAATGTTGGAGATGAAAGATGCACCTACAGCATGCTGTGATGaacatttaaagaaaatgaaacaaatgttAGAGATCAAGGACGAAGAGATCAACAATTTGCGTCAATTGCTTGGGACCGTCAATTCAAAACTTTCAATAATAACCAGCAGAACAACTGAAAGTAGAGGTTGTCAAGTTACACAGCAATTTGACGAACCTCGTAAGGAAGGTTGCAAAGAACTGAAAGCTTGCTTGGAACAGGAAAGAGCCAATCATGCTAACACCAAATGTGAGTTGGAACGACTAAAGCATTCGGTTTGTAACTGTCGAAAGGAAAAGGAATTGAAGGAGATAATAAAGAACAAAGAATCGGAAATCTGTGTTTTGACATCTTCATTGGacacattaaataacaaattaatagacATGGTGAACGAGCTGGATAAGGCCAAATGTGAGAtggtaaataaacaaaagaccATCGACACTCTAGAAAAGGAATCGGAGAGTTGGTTGAAAAAGCAAGACGAAATGGAAGAACAGCAGCAAATCATTAAAGAACTACAGTGCAAATTGGACGAAGTGAGGGCGAAAGAAGACCTCATATCAAGCATGCAGAAAATTATGGGCGAGCTCAAACAGAAAGCGGACGTGGTGAAGTTCAAAGACGAAGAGATTTTAGAACTGCAAGAGACAATTAAAAGATTAACCACAGAGATTAAAAATTACGCTGATTGCAATAAGAAAATGGCGCTGGAAATCAAAAACAGCAAAGTCCAGATGGATAGTTTGTTGAAGAAGGAACACGAAATGATGAGGTGCCAAAGAGTGATTAAGGAAATCCGAACTgcg attgatgaaattaataaaagtgtagGTCTGACGCAAACGGAGAATGCCTCCTGTAATGAGTGCAACACCAGTGAAATACCTTGCCCCTGTGAAGTCGAATTTTACAAGAACGTCGTGGAAACACTTGGCACCCATGTAGTGGAATTGAAATCGAGGCTAAACGAAGCCCAAGTTAAGTACAAAGCTGTGGAGGCAATTGCGAAACAAAaggatttaaaaatagaagagCTCAAAGAAACGTGTATTAAAAAAGACAAGGAAATGAACGACTTAAAGAACAAACTTACAGAAAAACTTCAAAAGTGTCAGCTGCAGGAAGAAAAGTACAAGGAACAGTCTTGTAAACTGGAGTGCGAGCTGTTACAGTTAAAAAAAGAACTCGAAGCTAAAACAACGAAATTAAATGAGCTGAAGAAAAACGTTAAAGATATGACCAGTTCCAAGTGCATTCAACTCTCTTGCGCCCAAGACGAAATACTGCTACTCAAGAACGAAGTCTCCAGACTGATGAAGAGGCACAATCAACTCAATGCTGAG AACGAAAAACTAATTTGTCACACAACCCGTTTAACCGCCACAATTGCTGACATCCAAGAAAAGAACGACATACTCAAGAAGCAGCTGGAGCAGTACATACAGGAGTTGGCCAACGTGCAACAGGAGAAAGATGACCTATTGCAGAGGAACAAGAATTTGGCCTCCGAGCTGCGCGCCATTCAAAATTCCTTCGGACAGCTGAAGCGACAGCAAAGGTATGCGAGCGATTCCGTTAAGAATTTGGAAGCAGAAATTGACGTGCTTAAAACAAACCGCGACGAGATTTGTTACGAAAGTAAGAACGTGATTGGGTACGTTAAGTCGTGGTTGGAGGAGCAGAAGAGAATCAACGAGTTCGTGGATAGGAAGGAAAGAAACTACTGCGAAATCATCGAGAGGTTGCAGGAGAACGA GTGTGGAGCCATGGTTAGAAGACCTGAAAGGATAGTGCGTCCTCCAGCTCCTCAGTCTCCGTGGAGTTTAGGATCGCAAGGAACTTGTTCAGGATATGAGGATGATGCACGTAGTCCTACTCAAGAGTCGGAGTGGTTCGCCGCTAATTATCAG AACACATCTGAAGATTCTGAGGAGGATTGGGCCGCCAAAGTTGAAACTTTGGCAGCTCAAGTCAGACAAACAAATACTATTTggcaaaataaaatgaaaagatGCCCTCCAGGAGATAGAGATGTTTCAAAGgacgataaaaaataa
- the LOC109601869 gene encoding homeobox protein Mohawk-like isoform X4 — MDTRLGENIRERSRRPIRNKKYNRVYGEDKRPPKRLFTPEIKRFLKDWLVRRRENPYPNRDEKKMLAVQTGLTYIQVCNWFANWRRKLKNAGKEPQRKTWGDLIKTYNSQVQGNVEHFSICSDDSIWEEPEDGYEDEYHNEGYSNSSPHYKEIANPADHSYTYRDNIYNNNNQEQQNQCYYVSSTTEPELEAANPFSQSTKYKNHIMEKYLRDCQKPEFTDANKTDDKPSMISKWLESAANFKPSENSYLDWTFQQKQKKKPKKVAQEVNTWQVHGREELDAAEALTTLANSRKQ; from the exons AGTTTACGGTGAAGACAAGAGGCCGCCCAAGCGTCTGTTCACGCCGGAAATCAAGAGGTTCCTCAAAGACTGGCTGGTAAGGCGACGAGAAAACCCATACCCCAACAGAGATGAGAAGAAAATGCTGGCCGTGCAAACCGGCCTAACTTACATACAG GTGTGCAACTGGTTCGCCAATTGGAGgcgaaaattgaaaaacgcCGGGAAAGAACCGCAAAGGAAAACCTGGGGGGACCTCATAAAGACGTACAACAGTCAGGTGCAGGGCAACGTGGAACACTTCAGCATTTGTTCCGACGACAGTATATGGGAAGAACCGGAAGACGGATACGAAGACGAGTACCACAACGAAGGCTACTCCAACAGTTCGCCGCACTACAAGGAGATAGCCAACCCGGCCGACCACAGCTACACCTACCGTGATAACAtatacaacaacaacaatcagGAGCAACAAAACCAATGCTATTACGTCAGTTCGACAACTGAGCCCGAACTGGAAGCAGCCAATCCGTTTTCCCAGTCGACTAAGTATAAGAATCACATAATGGAGAAGTACCTGAGGGACTGTCAAAAGCCGGAGTTCACTGATGCTAACAAGACGGACGATAAACCGTCGATGATTTCGAAGTGGTTAGAGAGTGCGGCTAACTTTAAGCCCAGTGAGAACAGCTACCTAGACTGGACCTTTCAGCAGAAGCAAAAGAAGAAGCCGAAGAAGGTGGCGCAAGAGGTGAATACTTGGCAAGTGCACGGCAGGGAGGAACTGGATGCAGCTGAAGCGTTAACCACCTTGGCTAATTCTAGAaaacagtaa
- the LOC109601870 gene encoding WD repeat domain-containing protein 83: MHLDCLNTIDCNQGAVRAVRFNVDGSYCLTCGSDRKLKLWNPFKSLLLKTYGGHGNEVLDAAGSCDSSQIASCSSDKSVIIWDVPTGQPLRRFRKHASTVTCVKYNEESTMAISGSLDNTVMCWDARSRSENPIQTLNDAKDCINSIQVTDHEILTGSVDCSVRRYDMRNASCHADFVGAAITSVSFTHDGQCTLVSSSDNTVRLLDKNTGEMLGEYLGHKTNEMQIESGVIANDNFIFSGSATGDLWCWDLISAKVVNKFVHNPGKVLNSLSIHPKKDILLTSSVQTVKVWGHQEDLASTTE, translated from the exons ATGCATTTAGACTGTTTAAATACGATAGACTGCAACCAAGGAGCAGTCCGAGCTGTCCGATTTAACG TGGACGGTTCCTACTGTTTAACTTGTGGCTCAGACAGAAAACTGAAACTGTGGAATCCCTTCAAAAGCCTCTTGTTGAAGACGTATGGCGGTCACGGAAATGAAGTACTGGATGCCGCTGGCTCTTGCGACAGTAGCCAGATTGCCTCCTGCTCATCAGATAAATCTGTAATTATCTGGGATGTACCAACTGGGCAACCACTGAGGAGGTTTCGTAAGCACGCTTCCACGGTTACGTGTGTTAAATACAACGAGGAGTCAACCATGGCAATATCGGGCAGTTTGGACAACACTGTGATGTGTTGGGATGCCAGGTCGAGAAGTGAGAACCCCATTCAAACCTTGAATGACGCCAAAGATTGTATTAATTCAATACAAGTGACTGACCATGAAATTTTAACTGGGTCAGTTGATTGCTCTGTCAGGAGGTATGATATGAGGAATGCTTCTTGTCATGCTGATTTTGTTGGAGCAGCCATCACATCTGTCAGTTTTACCCATGATGGACAATGTACTTTGGTCAGTTCTTCAGATAACACTGTTAGGCTTTTGGATAAAAACACTGGGGAGATGTTGGGAGA GTATTTGGGACATAAAACTAATGAAATGCAAATAGAAAGTGGTGTTATTGCAaacgataattttatattttccggGTCTGCCACTGGAGATCTTTGGTGTTGGGATTTGATAAGTGCTAAAGTGGTCAATAAGTTCGTCCACAATCCTGGAAAAGTTCTAAATTCCTTGAGTATACATCCAAAGAAAGACATTTTATTGACTTCATCTGTACAGACTGTTAAAGTGTGGGGACACCAAGAAGATTTGGCTTCAACtacagaataa
- the LOC109601869 gene encoding homeobox protein Mohawk-like isoform X3: protein MDTRLGENIRERSRRPIRNKKYNRRVYGEDKRPPKRLFTPEIKRFLKDWLVRRRENPYPNRDEKKMLAVQTGLTYIQVCNWFANWRRKLKNAGKEPQRKTWGDLIKTYNSQVQGNVEHFSICSDDSIWEEPEDGYEDEYHNEGYSNSSPHYKEIANPADHSYTYRDNIYNNNNQEQQNQCYYVSSTTEPELEAANPFSQSTKYKNHIMEKYLRDCQKPEFTDANKTDDKPSMISKWLESAANFKPSENSYLDWTFQQKQKKKPKKVAQEVNTWQVHGREELDAAEALTTLANSRKQ from the exons AAGAGTTTACGGTGAAGACAAGAGGCCGCCCAAGCGTCTGTTCACGCCGGAAATCAAGAGGTTCCTCAAAGACTGGCTGGTAAGGCGACGAGAAAACCCATACCCCAACAGAGATGAGAAGAAAATGCTGGCCGTGCAAACCGGCCTAACTTACATACAG GTGTGCAACTGGTTCGCCAATTGGAGgcgaaaattgaaaaacgcCGGGAAAGAACCGCAAAGGAAAACCTGGGGGGACCTCATAAAGACGTACAACAGTCAGGTGCAGGGCAACGTGGAACACTTCAGCATTTGTTCCGACGACAGTATATGGGAAGAACCGGAAGACGGATACGAAGACGAGTACCACAACGAAGGCTACTCCAACAGTTCGCCGCACTACAAGGAGATAGCCAACCCGGCCGACCACAGCTACACCTACCGTGATAACAtatacaacaacaacaatcagGAGCAACAAAACCAATGCTATTACGTCAGTTCGACAACTGAGCCCGAACTGGAAGCAGCCAATCCGTTTTCCCAGTCGACTAAGTATAAGAATCACATAATGGAGAAGTACCTGAGGGACTGTCAAAAGCCGGAGTTCACTGATGCTAACAAGACGGACGATAAACCGTCGATGATTTCGAAGTGGTTAGAGAGTGCGGCTAACTTTAAGCCCAGTGAGAACAGCTACCTAGACTGGACCTTTCAGCAGAAGCAAAAGAAGAAGCCGAAGAAGGTGGCGCAAGAGGTGAATACTTGGCAAGTGCACGGCAGGGAGGAACTGGATGCAGCTGAAGCGTTAACCACCTTGGCTAATTCTAGAaaacagtaa
- the LOC109601877 gene encoding uncharacterized protein LOC109601877 isoform X1, with amino-acid sequence MEEEAAPVRRNVCRCKLIGAHDETCKCYETDEIVRMRKKIKELNDHTHDGLEVFSKVTTKVYSMTKCVKLLLNFADKIIADYDKGVNEITRKLKDSINTMKSYSYKQMHDLEQKPKIPNNSLDYWKVLVYEVDVLKQGLSVRDEQLWLLMDIIKKMLGEMGDMRVKMKYLKESMDTIVTHN; translated from the exons atggagGAAGAAGCTGCGCCGGTCAGGCGAAACGTTTGCAGATGCAAGCTGATCGGTGCTCACGACGAGACGTGCAAATGCTACGAGACCGACGAAATAGTCCGGATGAGGAAGAAGATTAAAGAGCTGAACGATCACACGCATGACGGGTTGGAGGTTTTCTCGAAGGTTACGACCAAAGTGTATTCCATGACCAAATGCGTGAAGCTTCTTCTAAACTTTGCCGATAAAATTATTGCAGACTAC GATAAAGGGGTTAACGAAATAACGAGGAAACTGAAAGACTCCATCAACACGATGAAATCCTACTCGTACAAGCAAATGCACGACCTGGAGCAGAAGCCTAAGATCCCGAACAACAGTCTGGATTATTGGAAGGTTCTGGTGTACGAGGTGGACGTCTTGAAACAAGGCTTGTCGGTGCGGGACGAGCAGTTATGGCTGTTGATGgacatcattaaaaaaatgttgggGGAAATGGGCGACATGAGagtcaaaatgaaatatttgaaggaGAGCATGGACACTATTGTGACTCACAATTAA